The following proteins are encoded in a genomic region of Pyramidobacter piscolens W5455:
- a CDS encoding glycerate kinase, translated as MKIVVAPDSFKGCCTAAAASRAFAQGIAAVFPQAEIVHLPVGDGGEGTVDALLAALGGTKETVDVTGPLGERAAAVFAVLPDGTAVVEVASASGLPLVPRERLNPLIATSRGTGELIRAALDRGCRKFLVGLGGSATNDAGMGMAQALGVSFFDAAGRELGPGGAELERLDHIDVSRLDARLSQSRFTALCDVKNPLCGPDGASAVYGPQKGATPEMIARLEAALYRFAQIARRDLGRDVLAVPGSGAAGGLGAALALFCGARIQPGIDTVLELIHFDAHMSGCDLVITGEGSIDGQSAYGKVPVGVARRAKRHGRIPVAAVVGSMKPGAEKAYEYGIDVIMPTATGPMTLDESIARAPELLSGAAERLMRIVRMMLKHVHLSTEQ; from the coding sequence GTGAAGATTGTGGTGGCGCCGGATTCATTCAAGGGATGCTGCACGGCCGCGGCCGCTTCGCGCGCGTTCGCGCAAGGGATCGCAGCCGTTTTTCCGCAGGCGGAAATCGTGCATCTGCCCGTGGGCGACGGCGGCGAAGGCACGGTGGACGCTTTGTTGGCGGCGCTGGGCGGCACGAAGGAGACAGTCGACGTCACAGGGCCTCTGGGGGAGAGGGCGGCAGCAGTATTTGCGGTGCTGCCCGACGGCACGGCAGTCGTCGAAGTGGCGTCGGCTTCGGGGCTGCCGCTGGTGCCGCGCGAACGACTGAATCCGCTGATCGCCACGAGCCGTGGCACGGGCGAACTGATTCGGGCCGCCTTGGACAGAGGCTGCCGGAAGTTCCTCGTCGGCCTCGGCGGTTCGGCGACGAACGACGCGGGCATGGGCATGGCGCAAGCCCTGGGCGTTTCGTTTTTCGACGCCGCGGGGCGCGAGCTCGGCCCCGGCGGCGCCGAGCTGGAGCGGCTGGATCACATCGACGTGTCGCGCCTCGACGCGCGGCTGTCGCAAAGCCGCTTCACGGCGCTCTGCGACGTGAAAAACCCGCTCTGCGGACCGGACGGCGCGTCGGCGGTCTACGGGCCGCAGAAGGGAGCGACTCCCGAGATGATCGCGCGGCTTGAAGCGGCGCTGTATCGTTTCGCGCAGATCGCGCGGCGCGACCTGGGGCGCGACGTATTGGCCGTTCCCGGCTCCGGCGCGGCCGGCGGCCTGGGGGCGGCGCTGGCCCTGTTCTGCGGCGCCCGGATCCAGCCGGGCATCGACACCGTGCTCGAGCTGATCCATTTTGACGCGCACATGAGCGGCTGCGATCTGGTGATCACCGGCGAAGGCAGCATCGACGGGCAGTCAGCATACGGCAAAGTACCCGTCGGCGTGGCCCGGAGAGCCAAACGTCACGGGAGGATCCCCGTGGCGGCCGTCGTCGGCTCCATGAAACCGGGCGCGGAGAAAGCATACGAGTACGGCATCGACGTGATCATGCCGACAGCGACAGGCCCAATGACGCTCGACGAGTCGATCGCCCGCGCCCCGGAATTGCTGTCCGGCGCGGCGGAACGGCTGATGCGCATCGTCAGAATGATGTTAAAACACGTCCACCTAAGCACAGAACAATGA
- a CDS encoding succinylglutamate desuccinylase/aspartoacylase family protein: protein MDKRIFSSDNLIKSLCAFAVLGGLFVGSRKIFIESRQQFPIYPSAALTRIARLSEYFDGVRGTTADGEVYVFDSGMSGASMLILGGTHNDEPSGHVAAIVMIENLRVKKGRIFIVPRANPSGLTHTTPLEGFLDRYYVDTPNGKRWFKFGSRYTNPIYQWPDPDIFVHHQSLQSMAGEESRNLNRCWPGRPDGTYTEKLAYAYMELMRKEKIDLAADFHEAPLEYFLINAICYPEKSNKVALGAEFNLSMEDLQYTMEASPSNLHGFFHREVGDYSPTTMPFLMETPNPSQGRFHGKMTNDLIVTGRDTNYIKAGKLGRLFVNMDENGWPLSLRVARQIKSAEEIINSFNELYPDRAIEAEGIPPYREVVEKGVGAFLHAPEK, encoded by the coding sequence ATGGATAAAAGAATCTTTTCCTCCGACAATCTCATCAAATCGCTCTGCGCATTTGCCGTTCTTGGCGGACTGTTCGTCGGCAGTCGGAAGATTTTCATCGAATCGAGACAACAGTTCCCTATTTATCCTAGCGCTGCTCTGACTCGTATCGCCCGTCTCAGCGAATATTTCGACGGCGTCCGAGGGACGACAGCCGACGGTGAGGTTTATGTGTTCGACAGCGGCATGTCCGGCGCTTCTATGCTAATCCTCGGCGGCACACATAACGACGAGCCTTCAGGTCACGTCGCCGCAATTGTGATGATTGAAAATCTTCGCGTGAAAAAAGGACGCATTTTTATCGTACCACGCGCCAATCCCAGCGGTCTGACACATACAACGCCACTGGAAGGTTTCCTCGACCGCTATTACGTTGATACACCGAACGGCAAACGCTGGTTCAAGTTCGGTTCGCGCTACACCAACCCCATCTACCAGTGGCCAGACCCCGATATTTTTGTACATCACCAATCGTTGCAGAGCATGGCTGGCGAAGAATCGCGCAATCTGAACCGCTGCTGGCCCGGCCGTCCTGACGGTACCTATACGGAAAAGCTCGCATACGCTTATATGGAACTGATGCGCAAGGAAAAAATTGATCTTGCCGCCGACTTTCACGAAGCGCCGTTGGAATATTTCTTAATCAACGCTATCTGCTATCCCGAGAAGAGCAACAAAGTGGCGTTGGGAGCCGAATTCAACCTCTCCATGGAAGATCTGCAGTACACCATGGAGGCCTCTCCAAGCAACCTTCATGGATTCTTTCATCGCGAAGTTGGCGATTACTCCCCCACAACCATGCCGTTCCTGATGGAAACGCCCAATCCGTCACAGGGTCGTTTCCATGGCAAAATGACAAACGACTTGATCGTAACCGGTCGGGATACAAACTATATCAAAGCCGGCAAACTGGGACGCCTGTTCGTTAATATGGATGAAAATGGTTGGCCATTGTCGTTGCGCGTCGCACGTCAGATCAAGAGCGCTGAAGAAATTATCAATTCCTTTAATGAGCTTTATCCAGATCGCGCCATTGAAGCAGAGGGCATTCCGCCGTACAGGGAAGTTGTGGAAAAAGGTGTGGGAGCCTTCCTTCACGCACCAGAGAAATAA
- a CDS encoding YjiH family protein has protein sequence MPANAAPRSSALWKFVVFSLFGLFMFFFKLEWLSPNLKSVPVDFIVGSLQHRAMPAVKIFILAVMYVGAAMPFIKGTWNKSGMDVFMSVAKVCGAAIGTIMYFGLWQGNAWLWRGDIGPFLFDKLAIPVGLVIPIGSVFLAFLASYGLMEFIGVLVDCVMRPLFRTPGRSAIDAVASFVGSYSIALIITNGVYRSNRYTAREAAVIATGFSTVSMTFLLVVARTLGLMDHWTPYFFVAMLVTFAVTAITARLWPLCSIPDTYFGGAAAPEPPLEGGRLERAWQLGIRTADAQPNVFKLCGDNLWAGLKMAFAVIPAITSVGLLGLWLAEFTPVFDWFGYIFYPFFKVFGTAQPVLGGKAAAICLPEMFLPAILIKSSGTMLLKFVIAVVSISEILFFSASIPCIMGTDIPLKIRDILVIWFERVVLSIVITIPIGMWMGFSDAVQAAAK, from the coding sequence ATGCCCGCAAACGCAGCGCCCCGCAGTTCGGCTTTATGGAAGTTCGTCGTTTTCAGTTTGTTCGGCCTGTTCATGTTCTTTTTCAAGCTCGAGTGGCTCAGCCCGAATCTGAAGAGCGTTCCCGTCGATTTCATCGTCGGCTCGCTGCAGCACCGCGCGATGCCGGCCGTGAAGATCTTCATCCTCGCGGTCATGTACGTCGGCGCGGCGATGCCCTTTATCAAAGGGACATGGAACAAAAGCGGCATGGACGTCTTCATGTCGGTTGCGAAGGTCTGCGGCGCCGCGATCGGCACGATCATGTACTTCGGCCTGTGGCAGGGCAACGCCTGGCTGTGGCGCGGCGACATCGGCCCGTTCCTGTTCGACAAGCTGGCGATCCCCGTCGGGCTGGTGATCCCCATCGGCTCGGTGTTCCTCGCCTTTTTGGCCAGCTACGGCCTGATGGAGTTCATCGGCGTGCTGGTGGACTGCGTGATGCGCCCGCTGTTCCGCACGCCGGGGCGCTCGGCCATCGACGCGGTGGCCTCGTTCGTGGGCAGCTATTCGATTGCCCTGATCATCACCAACGGCGTGTACCGCTCCAACCGCTACACGGCCCGCGAAGCGGCTGTCATCGCCACGGGGTTCTCGACGGTCTCGATGACGTTCCTGCTGGTGGTGGCGCGCACGCTGGGGCTGATGGATCACTGGACGCCGTATTTCTTCGTGGCGATGCTGGTGACGTTCGCCGTCACGGCGATCACGGCGCGCCTCTGGCCGCTGTGCTCGATTCCCGACACGTATTTCGGCGGCGCGGCGGCGCCCGAGCCTCCGCTCGAGGGCGGCCGCCTGGAGCGCGCCTGGCAGCTCGGCATCCGCACGGCCGACGCCCAGCCCAACGTGTTCAAACTTTGCGGCGACAATCTGTGGGCGGGGCTGAAGATGGCGTTTGCCGTCATTCCCGCGATCACGTCGGTGGGGCTGCTCGGCCTCTGGCTGGCGGAGTTCACGCCGGTGTTCGACTGGTTCGGCTACATTTTCTACCCGTTCTTCAAGGTCTTCGGCACGGCGCAGCCGGTGCTCGGCGGCAAGGCGGCGGCGATCTGCCTGCCGGAGATGTTCCTGCCCGCGATCCTGATCAAAAGTTCCGGCACGATGCTGCTCAAGTTCGTCATCGCCGTGGTCAGCATCTCCGAGATCCTGTTCTTCTCGGCCAGCATCCCCTGCATCATGGGCACCGACATCCCGCTGAAGATCCGCGACATTCTCGTCATCTGGTTCGAGCGCGTCGTGCTTTCGATCGTCATCACGATTCCCATCGGCATGTGGATGGGCTTCAGCGACGCGGTGCAGGCGGCGGCGAAATAA
- the dinB gene encoding DNA polymerase IV — protein MGQTVIHVDMDAFYAAVEIRDNPALKGRPLIIGALPDERGVVATCSYEARKFGVHSAMNIKEAYRRCPRGIFMHPNREKYRQASDRLHGIWSSYADVAEYVALDEGYLDVTRSALRFGGARRVARLIKERTRAETGLTCSVGVGYSKTSAKLASEEKKPDGYFEILTPRDFIGLIIDRDITVLYGVGARTAEKLYHAGIHTVRDVQNNRERLAALLGGKTGRHLAELSLGIDDRPVIPADEADAKSISREVTFQKDTSHFGYLRDVILLLSLNLGDRLAALGLNGRTVTLKATYWNMKTITRSHSGESVDHPYEIYQAGSALLAGIEKSPVRLIGVGLQNLSETYARQLTFDTLDGERERRHAERLRARLLDLQRRYRVDPHPALRDESGELLYQLIDLMQTRTFPTTPNGA, from the coding sequence ATGGGACAAACCGTCATCCACGTCGACATGGACGCGTTCTACGCCGCAGTCGAGATCCGCGACAACCCGGCCCTGAAAGGGCGGCCGCTGATCATCGGCGCGCTGCCCGACGAGCGCGGCGTCGTCGCCACGTGCAGCTACGAAGCGCGCAAGTTCGGCGTGCATTCGGCCATGAACATCAAGGAAGCGTACCGGCGCTGCCCGCGGGGGATCTTCATGCACCCCAACCGGGAAAAGTACCGTCAGGCGTCGGACCGGCTGCACGGCATCTGGAGTTCCTACGCCGACGTCGCCGAATACGTGGCTCTCGACGAAGGCTACCTCGACGTCACCCGTTCCGCGCTCCGGTTCGGCGGCGCCCGGCGCGTCGCGCGCCTGATCAAGGAACGTACGAGAGCCGAAACCGGCCTGACCTGTTCCGTCGGCGTCGGCTACTCGAAAACGTCGGCCAAGCTCGCCAGCGAAGAGAAAAAACCCGACGGCTACTTCGAGATCCTCACGCCGCGGGACTTCATCGGCCTCATCATCGACCGCGACATCACCGTGCTCTACGGCGTCGGCGCCAGGACCGCGGAAAAACTCTACCACGCCGGCATTCACACCGTGCGCGACGTTCAGAACAACCGCGAACGGCTCGCCGCCCTGCTCGGCGGCAAAACCGGCCGGCACCTCGCCGAGCTTTCCCTCGGCATCGACGACCGCCCCGTCATTCCCGCCGACGAAGCCGACGCCAAGTCCATCAGCCGCGAGGTCACGTTCCAAAAGGACACATCCCACTTCGGTTACCTGCGCGACGTGATCCTGCTGCTGTCGCTCAACTTGGGCGACCGGCTCGCCGCGCTCGGGCTCAATGGGCGAACCGTCACCCTCAAGGCGACTTACTGGAACATGAAGACCATCACCCGCTCCCACAGCGGCGAAAGCGTCGACCACCCGTACGAGATCTATCAGGCTGGCTCCGCCCTGCTCGCCGGGATCGAAAAAAGCCCGGTGCGCCTGATCGGCGTCGGCCTCCAGAACCTCAGCGAAACGTACGCGCGCCAGCTCACCTTTGATACTCTCGACGGCGAACGCGAGCGCCGGCACGCCGAACGCCTCCGCGCCCGCCTGCTCGACCTACAGCGCCGCTACCGCGTCGATCCGCACCCGGCGCTGCGGGACGAGAGCGGAGAACTGCTGTACCAGCTCATCGATCTGATGCAGACCCGCACCTTCCCGACGACGCCCAACGGCGCATGA
- a CDS encoding SEL1-like repeat protein produces the protein MTKNAMKKWPLLILAALLCGVPSWGAPASVSEDKPPTLGDQAPEADEAATFNEGIKAWGSKDYELAYRIFQANAEKGSPQAMTALGYMYTIGSGVPEDFAVGMRWYRMAAASGEPYAMYALYELMHAHPEREAHPGEAMEMLEAAIEKNIPMACQEYYQVLLQEGKSEEALEYVKKCAEGEQLWAMTAYGAALGEREAAPEGAALELLKKAAAKGDVTAYYVAANMEKKRGHVDEAKRLHGLAAKADYAPSMYELGRLALDEGKGAEASELLLKAGKNGSWGAYVLLGRMSEKGKTVKKDPAAAARYYKMAADAGDPAGCNELGRLIEKGSGIAQSYTNAYRLYALGAEGGNGEALYNVGRMEIYGLGTEKNERAGLAKLKKAAEMGESEAMTALATFYMEGKIVAANRGEALRLYREAAERGNPRAQFVMGEQLKSDTDREKMEQALKYYEKAAESGSADAQFALAQCYSDDHWHTPDLVRAVKWYNAAAEQGHPPAMCAMGLFRLDAAEKDSEIRAAAAMIERAAEAGYVPAEYTLGLLYEQGQLGERDIRSAVIHYRRAAERGDANAQIRLAGIMKRGDYGYSVNLQESFRWYLAAARQGSELAQCNVAAMYAAGSGVDKDEREAFRWYTAAAEGGSAQAQYNLGLMRLRGIGTWKDADEALKWLEESAKSGCAPAQNLLGTLYSEGIEVKRSFDVAQRWLQTAAESGYAAAQFNLGLLYSYSPEGDPSAAISWFEQAANQGHPLAAWYLGSAYEEGRGVEVDFAKARQYYQLGCDVGCTRSKEALGRLDRKEKAARRDAARQPAPKP, from the coding sequence ATGACGAAAAACGCAATGAAAAAATGGCCGCTTCTGATCCTGGCCGCGCTTTTGTGCGGCGTCCCTTCGTGGGGCGCGCCGGCGTCCGTCAGCGAAGACAAGCCGCCGACCCTCGGCGATCAGGCACCCGAGGCCGACGAGGCGGCGACCTTTAACGAAGGCATCAAGGCGTGGGGCTCCAAGGATTACGAGCTGGCCTACCGCATTTTTCAGGCCAACGCCGAAAAAGGTTCGCCGCAGGCCATGACGGCCCTCGGCTACATGTACACGATCGGCAGCGGCGTGCCCGAAGACTTCGCCGTCGGCATGCGCTGGTACCGTATGGCCGCGGCGAGCGGCGAGCCGTACGCCATGTACGCCCTCTACGAACTCATGCACGCCCACCCGGAGCGGGAAGCCCATCCCGGCGAAGCCATGGAGATGCTCGAGGCCGCCATCGAAAAGAACATCCCGATGGCCTGCCAGGAATATTATCAGGTGCTTCTCCAGGAAGGGAAGAGCGAAGAGGCGCTCGAATACGTGAAAAAATGCGCCGAGGGCGAACAGCTCTGGGCCATGACCGCTTACGGCGCGGCCCTGGGCGAACGCGAAGCCGCCCCGGAGGGCGCCGCTCTGGAGCTGCTGAAAAAAGCCGCGGCCAAGGGCGATGTGACCGCCTATTACGTGGCCGCCAATATGGAAAAAAAACGCGGCCACGTGGATGAAGCCAAAAGACTGCACGGGCTGGCGGCCAAGGCGGATTACGCCCCCTCCATGTACGAGCTGGGGCGCCTCGCTCTGGACGAAGGCAAAGGCGCCGAAGCATCCGAGCTGCTGCTGAAAGCGGGCAAAAATGGTTCGTGGGGCGCCTATGTCCTGTTGGGACGCATGAGTGAAAAAGGCAAAACCGTGAAAAAGGATCCGGCGGCCGCGGCGCGCTATTACAAGATGGCCGCCGATGCCGGCGACCCCGCCGGATGCAACGAACTGGGGCGCCTGATCGAAAAGGGGAGCGGCATCGCGCAGTCTTATACAAACGCCTACCGCCTTTACGCGCTCGGCGCCGAAGGCGGCAACGGCGAAGCCTTGTACAACGTGGGGCGGATGGAGATCTACGGCCTCGGCACCGAGAAGAACGAGCGGGCCGGTCTGGCCAAGCTGAAAAAAGCGGCCGAAATGGGCGAATCGGAAGCCATGACCGCCCTGGCAACGTTTTACATGGAGGGCAAAATCGTCGCCGCCAACCGCGGCGAAGCCCTGCGCCTTTACCGCGAAGCCGCCGAACGAGGCAACCCGCGCGCGCAGTTCGTCATGGGCGAGCAGCTTAAATCCGACACCGACCGGGAAAAAATGGAGCAGGCCCTGAAGTACTACGAAAAAGCCGCCGAGAGCGGCTCCGCGGACGCCCAATTCGCGCTGGCCCAATGCTACTCCGACGATCACTGGCACACGCCCGACTTGGTCCGCGCCGTCAAGTGGTACAACGCCGCCGCCGAACAGGGCCATCCCCCGGCAATGTGCGCCATGGGTCTGTTCCGTCTCGACGCGGCCGAAAAAGACAGCGAGATCCGCGCCGCCGCGGCGATGATCGAGCGGGCGGCGGAAGCCGGTTACGTCCCCGCCGAGTACACGCTGGGACTGCTGTACGAGCAAGGACAGCTGGGCGAACGCGACATCCGCAGCGCCGTCATCCATTACCGACGCGCCGCCGAACGCGGCGACGCCAACGCGCAGATCCGTCTGGCCGGCATCATGAAGCGCGGCGACTACGGTTATTCGGTCAACCTTCAGGAATCGTTCCGCTGGTATCTCGCCGCCGCCCGGCAGGGCAGCGAACTGGCGCAGTGCAACGTCGCCGCCATGTACGCCGCCGGTTCGGGCGTGGACAAGGACGAACGCGAAGCTTTCCGCTGGTACACGGCCGCGGCCGAAGGCGGCAGCGCGCAGGCGCAGTACAACCTCGGCCTGATGCGGCTGCGCGGCATCGGCACCTGGAAAGATGCCGACGAGGCCCTCAAATGGCTGGAAGAGTCCGCCAAATCGGGGTGCGCGCCCGCGCAGAACCTGCTGGGCACGCTTTATTCCGAAGGCATCGAAGTGAAGCGTTCCTTCGACGTGGCGCAGCGCTGGCTTCAGACCGCCGCCGAAAGCGGCTACGCCGCCGCGCAGTTCAATCTCGGCCTGCTCTACAGCTACAGCCCCGAGGGCGATCCTTCCGCGGCCATCAGCTGGTTCGAACAGGCGGCCAATCAGGGACATCCCCTCGCCGCCTGGTATCTCGGCAGCGCCTACGAAGAAGGGCGCGGCGTCGAGGTCGATTTCGCCAAAGCGCGCCAATATTATCAACTGGGATGCGACGTCGGCTGCACTCGTTCCAAGGAAGCTTTGGGGCGTCTCGACCGCAAGGAAAAAGCGGCCCGTCGGGACGCCGCGCGGCAGCCGGCTCCGAAGCCGTAA
- a CDS encoding SRPBCC family protein, translating to MKFARRPPMPQQDRKKRRLHRQAAFSFFSLKGNREEREMPVSRVHAVLPAPVQSVWEIVTSLENYAWRSDVKRIEIIGEKQFVEYTAHGFATLFTVVVQEPCRRWEFDMENDNISGRWIGLFTPQGGQTEIDFTENVVARKFFLKPFVKFYLKKQQARYLSDLRRALEAKR from the coding sequence ATGAAGTTCGCGCGGCGTCCGCCTATGCCGCAGCAAGATCGAAAAAAGAGAAGGCTGCATCGGCAAGCAGCCTTCTCTTTTTTTTCGCTCAAGGGAAACAGGGAGGAACGAGAAATGCCCGTTTCGCGAGTTCACGCCGTTTTGCCCGCCCCGGTTCAAAGCGTATGGGAAATCGTCACTTCGCTTGAAAATTACGCGTGGCGGAGCGACGTTAAAAGAATCGAAATCATCGGGGAAAAACAGTTTGTCGAGTACACGGCACACGGCTTCGCGACCCTTTTCACCGTCGTCGTCCAAGAGCCGTGCCGGCGCTGGGAGTTCGATATGGAAAACGACAATATCTCAGGCCGTTGGATCGGGCTGTTTACGCCCCAAGGCGGCCAAACTGAAATCGACTTTACTGAAAACGTTGTCGCGCGAAAGTTTTTCTTGAAACCGTTCGTAAAATTTTATCTGAAAAAGCAGCAGGCGCGATATCTTTCGGATTTAAGACGAGCGCTCGAGGCGAAGCGCTGA
- a CDS encoding MGMT family protein yields MRNEKFAGEIPITPAFEQTVHKIVATIPRGKVATYGQIAEMAGAPGAAREVGHVMARVAAGLDLPCHRVVNKTGTLAPGFAFGGQERQRDMLETEGVTFLADGRIDMARHQWGRDEQLTLFS; encoded by the coding sequence ATGAGAAACGAAAAATTTGCGGGCGAGATCCCGATCACGCCCGCCTTTGAACAGACTGTTCACAAAATCGTGGCGACCATTCCCAGAGGGAAAGTCGCCACCTACGGCCAGATCGCGGAAATGGCGGGCGCGCCCGGCGCCGCCCGCGAGGTGGGGCACGTGATGGCCCGGGTCGCAGCGGGGCTGGACCTGCCCTGCCACCGGGTCGTGAACAAAACGGGAACGCTGGCGCCCGGCTTCGCCTTCGGCGGACAGGAACGCCAGCGGGATATGCTGGAAACGGAAGGCGTCACGTTCCTCGCCGACGGCCGCATCGACATGGCGCGGCACCAATGGGGGCGCGACGAACAGCTGACGCTGTTTTCGTGA
- a CDS encoding amidohydrolase: MTQKACCAAIDAHARELIELSKKIWERPEMGWTEKNASAWTADYLKKQGFAVERGAYGMPTAIRAVWGKGAPVVGFCGEYDCLPGLSQKVCPDFEPVVPSGLGHGCGHNLLGVGCVAACLGLKAELEAGGASGTVIFYGCPAEEQMTGKGFMARKGAFGECDFTVAWHPKNNSHNTYGNHTGAEGAFFRFRGRTAHAAGGPEQGRSALDAVQLMNTGVEYLREHVTDDVRIHYIIVDGGLAPNIVPETAGSKYFVRALSRAAVTDAFKRVENCARGAAIMTDTSYAVERIGGIYPTLQNRALMDAMQQAREEIPRNVYTQEELDFAERINSHVSGYRKGVTVPIDDATVPVGHENTFGSTDYGDVQHIVPGVQIVEATAASLAPGHSWMMTACSGSSIGMKGMLRAGKIMAAGAYKVMISPERLQAVKDEFARATGGAKYECPVTDEIPWPYKE; this comes from the coding sequence ATGACCCAAAAAGCATGCTGCGCCGCCATTGATGCGCACGCGCGAGAGTTGATCGAGCTGTCGAAAAAGATCTGGGAGCGGCCGGAAATGGGCTGGACGGAAAAGAACGCCTCCGCTTGGACCGCCGATTACCTGAAAAAACAAGGTTTTGCCGTCGAACGGGGGGCCTACGGCATGCCCACGGCCATCCGCGCCGTCTGGGGCAAAGGCGCGCCCGTCGTCGGTTTCTGCGGCGAGTATGACTGCCTGCCCGGACTGAGCCAGAAAGTATGCCCCGACTTCGAGCCTGTCGTCCCCTCCGGACTCGGGCACGGCTGCGGCCATAATCTGCTCGGCGTCGGCTGCGTCGCCGCCTGCCTTGGGCTGAAAGCCGAACTGGAAGCCGGCGGCGCCTCCGGCACCGTTATTTTCTACGGCTGCCCCGCCGAAGAGCAGATGACCGGCAAAGGGTTCATGGCCAGAAAAGGCGCGTTCGGCGAATGCGATTTCACCGTGGCCTGGCACCCCAAGAACAACAGCCATAACACCTACGGCAACCACACCGGCGCCGAAGGGGCGTTCTTCCGTTTCAGAGGGCGCACCGCCCACGCCGCCGGAGGTCCCGAGCAGGGACGCAGCGCGCTTGACGCCGTGCAGCTCATGAACACCGGCGTGGAATATCTGCGCGAGCACGTCACCGACGATGTGCGCATTCACTACATCATCGTCGACGGCGGCCTGGCCCCCAATATCGTCCCCGAAACCGCCGGCAGCAAATATTTTGTCCGCGCCCTGAGCCGTGCCGCCGTGACCGACGCCTTCAAGCGCGTGGAAAACTGCGCCCGCGGCGCCGCCATCATGACCGATACCAGCTACGCGGTGGAGCGCATCGGCGGCATCTACCCCACGCTTCAGAACCGCGCTCTCATGGACGCCATGCAGCAGGCCCGCGAGGAGATCCCCCGCAACGTTTACACACAGGAAGAATTGGATTTTGCCGAGCGCATCAACAGCCACGTGTCCGGCTACCGCAAGGGCGTTACCGTCCCCATCGACGACGCCACCGTGCCCGTCGGCCATGAGAACACGTTCGGCTCCACCGACTACGGCGACGTACAACACATCGTCCCCGGCGTGCAGATCGTCGAAGCCACGGCCGCTTCGCTCGCTCCCGGGCACAGCTGGATGATGACCGCCTGCTCCGGCTCGTCCATCGGCATGAAGGGCATGCTTCGCGCCGGCAAGATCATGGCCGCCGGGGCCTACAAAGTCATGATCAGTCCCGAACGGCTCCAAGCCGTCAAGGACGAGTTTGCCCGGGCCACCGGGGGCGCAAAATACGAATGCCCCGTCACCGACGAGATCCCGTGGCCTTACAAGGAGTGA
- a CDS encoding CdaR family transcriptional regulator produces the protein MNISHDSAMRIVTEMSSIIGHDVNMMDERGVIIASTDPERLGAFHGGARELLRQGLGELVVTCDGEYPGARQGINLPVCFEGATAGVIGITGRGEEVQQYSQIIKKMTEILLLDSWGERQKQLRAAMWSQFMEEWLFSAEELITDRFVERGLELGIDLRKPFQIFVVALEGSAATADEQERLGRVEEQIRAVVRASADGFYYKLPFRYVCFVSPASEEKLREMAGRIGENVARCGFRSFIGIDAEPVDCRHVRGACDRAGKALRAAVRNGECCAFYDGVDLEILAGEVPLKARQDFIAHLFHGCSERGRGEIMDFLSVYFHGNGSIQAVAKALCLHKNTVQYRLRRIHKLTRLDPRDLRNAAVFEIALAIHKTLRSDAAAGALHL, from the coding sequence ATGAACATCTCTCACGACAGCGCCATGCGCATCGTCACCGAAATGAGTTCCATCATCGGGCACGACGTCAACATGATGGACGAGCGCGGCGTCATCATCGCCAGCACCGATCCGGAGCGCCTCGGCGCGTTCCACGGCGGGGCGCGCGAGCTGCTTCGTCAGGGGCTTGGCGAACTCGTCGTAACTTGCGACGGCGAATATCCGGGCGCGCGCCAGGGCATCAATCTGCCGGTCTGCTTCGAAGGCGCGACGGCGGGCGTGATCGGCATCACCGGCAGAGGCGAGGAGGTGCAGCAATACAGCCAGATCATCAAGAAAATGACTGAGATCCTGCTGCTGGACTCATGGGGCGAACGTCAGAAACAACTACGCGCCGCGATGTGGAGCCAATTCATGGAAGAATGGCTTTTCTCCGCCGAGGAACTGATCACCGACCGCTTCGTCGAGCGCGGTCTTGAGCTTGGCATCGACCTTCGTAAGCCGTTTCAGATTTTCGTCGTGGCGCTGGAAGGCAGCGCCGCGACGGCGGACGAACAGGAACGGCTCGGCCGCGTCGAAGAGCAGATCCGTGCGGTCGTGCGCGCTTCAGCCGACGGGTTTTACTACAAGCTGCCCTTTCGCTATGTCTGCTTCGTGTCGCCCGCCAGCGAGGAAAAACTGCGCGAAATGGCCGGCCGCATCGGCGAAAACGTGGCGCGCTGCGGTTTTCGCTCTTTTATCGGCATCGACGCCGAGCCCGTCGACTGCCGGCACGTCCGCGGCGCCTGCGACCGCGCCGGCAAAGCGCTTCGGGCCGCGGTACGGAACGGCGAATGCTGCGCTTTTTATGACGGCGTCGATCTTGAGATTCTCGCCGGCGAAGTGCCCCTCAAAGCGCGCCAGGACTTCATCGCGCATCTTTTTCACGGCTGTTCGGAGCGCGGCCGCGGCGAGATTATGGACTTCCTGTCCGTCTACTTTCACGGCAACGGTTCCATTCAAGCCGTCGCGAAAGCGCTTTGCCTGCACAAAAACACCGTGCAGTACAGGCTGCGCCGCATCCACAAGCTGACCCGCCTCGATCCTCGCGATCTGAGAAACGCCGCCGTTTTCGAGATCGCCCTCGCCATCCACAAGACGCTGAGATCCGACGCGGCGGCCGGCGCTCTGCATTTATAA